A part of Sulfurifustis variabilis genomic DNA contains:
- the pmbA gene encoding metalloprotease PmbA yields the protein MIGTAPARTDVPVFDAATRERLVDVAQIALEEARRQGVTAAEAGVNVSQGLSVNVRMGEVETLEHTRDKGLGVTVYFGRRTGSASTTDLSPAAVRDTVRAACAIARFTAEDDCAGLAEPERLARVIPELDLLHPWNLPVDHAIELARGCEDVARRLDARITNSEGASLSTHEGLEVYANTQDFMGSIAGTRHSLSAAVIAQDAGGMQRDYWFTVSRRPGELEAPESVGRQAAKRSLDRLGARKLATRRAPVIYEAPSAASLLSHFVGAVRGESLYRGASFLIDHLGKRVFAPHVRIHEQPHLPGALGSTPFDNEGVATGPRDLVKEGVLQGYVLDSYSARKLKMQTTGNAGGVHNLTIDPGPLDRAGLLREMGTGLLVTELIGFGVNLVTGDYSRGAAGFWVENGEIAYPVEEITIAGNLRDMYRGLVAVGNDIDVRGNVRTGSILIENVTIAGS from the coding sequence ATGATCGGGACCGCGCCGGCACGAACCGATGTCCCGGTCTTCGACGCCGCCACCCGCGAGCGTCTGGTCGACGTGGCGCAGATCGCGCTCGAGGAGGCGCGGCGCCAGGGTGTGACCGCGGCCGAGGCGGGTGTGAACGTCTCGCAGGGGCTGTCGGTCAACGTCCGGATGGGCGAGGTCGAGACGCTGGAGCACACGCGGGACAAGGGGCTCGGCGTCACGGTCTACTTCGGCCGCCGCACCGGTTCGGCGAGCACGACCGATCTCTCGCCCGCGGCGGTTCGGGACACCGTGCGGGCCGCGTGCGCGATCGCGCGTTTCACGGCCGAGGACGACTGCGCCGGCCTCGCCGAGCCCGAGCGGCTCGCGCGCGTGATCCCGGAGCTCGACCTGCTTCATCCCTGGAACCTGCCGGTCGACCACGCCATCGAACTGGCCCGCGGCTGCGAGGACGTCGCCCGCCGGCTCGACGCGCGCATCACCAACTCCGAAGGCGCGAGCCTTTCGACCCACGAAGGCCTGGAGGTTTATGCGAACACGCAGGACTTTATGGGCAGCATCGCCGGCACACGCCACAGCCTGTCGGCCGCGGTGATCGCCCAGGATGCGGGCGGCATGCAGCGCGACTACTGGTTCACCGTCTCGCGTCGCCCGGGCGAGCTCGAGGCGCCGGAGAGCGTCGGCAGGCAGGCGGCGAAGCGCTCGCTCGACCGGCTCGGCGCCCGCAAGCTCGCCACCCGGCGCGCGCCCGTGATCTACGAGGCGCCGAGCGCCGCGAGCCTGCTTTCCCACTTCGTGGGCGCCGTGCGAGGCGAGAGCCTCTACCGCGGCGCTTCCTTCCTGATCGACCATCTGGGCAAGCGCGTCTTCGCGCCGCACGTGCGCATCCACGAGCAGCCGCACCTTCCCGGGGCGCTCGGCAGCACACCGTTCGACAACGAAGGGGTGGCGACCGGGCCCCGCGACCTCGTGAAGGAGGGGGTCCTGCAGGGCTACGTCCTCGACTCGTACTCGGCCCGCAAGCTCAAGATGCAGACGACGGGCAACGCCGGCGGCGTGCACAATCTCACGATCGATCCCGGTCCGCTGGATCGCGCGGGCCTCCTCCGGGAGATGGGCACGGGGCTTCTCGTCACCGAGCTCATCGGCTTCGGCGTCAACCTCGTCACCGGGGATTACTCCCGCGGCGCCGCGGGCTTCTGGGTCGAGAACGGCGAGATCGCCTACCCGGTCGAGGAGATCACCATCGCGGGCAACCTGCGCGACATGTACCGAGGTCTGGTCGCGGTCGGCAACGACATCGACGTGCGCGGCAACGTGCGCACCGGGTCGATCCTCATCGAGAACGTGACGATCGCAGGAAGCTGA
- the mgtE gene encoding magnesium transporter, with protein MSKARQQKKPDHLNELLAALETGAIESVRAILVDLHPADIATLIEGTPPESRPLVWTQVDDARKGETLLELAEDVRADLLRLTDDAALVAAARTLDTDDIADLIPELSDEVIAEILAALDKQNRQRLDAVLSYPEDTAGGLMNVDAITVRENITLEVVLRYLRRRGALPESTDKLFVVDRHDALIGQLEIGRLLTTDPDRRVSQVMDREVIRFPALAPQQDVAKAFEDYDLISAPVVDEHNRLIGRITIDDVVDVLREEAEHSILAPAGLSEDEDIFAPPLRTSRRRSVWLAVNLVTAIIAAAVVGLFESTIEKVVALAVMMPIVAGMGGNAGTQTVTAVIRGLALGIVSESNARRLLTRELAVGALNGLVFALAVGLIAVLWHKNLMLGPVIAMAMVINLTFAALFGVLIPVAVRRLGIDPALASGVILTTVTDVVGFFSFLGLATIFLV; from the coding sequence ATGTCCAAGGCGCGCCAACAAAAGAAGCCGGACCATCTCAACGAGCTGCTGGCGGCCCTGGAGACGGGAGCGATCGAGAGCGTGCGCGCGATCCTCGTCGACCTCCATCCCGCCGACATCGCCACGCTCATCGAAGGCACGCCGCCCGAGAGCCGTCCGCTCGTCTGGACCCAGGTCGACGACGCCCGCAAGGGCGAAACGCTCCTCGAGCTCGCCGAGGACGTCCGCGCCGATCTGCTGCGGCTGACCGACGACGCGGCGCTGGTCGCTGCCGCCCGCACGCTCGATACCGACGACATCGCCGACCTGATCCCGGAGCTCTCCGACGAGGTCATCGCCGAGATCCTGGCCGCTCTCGACAAGCAGAACCGTCAGCGGCTCGACGCGGTCCTCTCGTACCCCGAGGACACGGCCGGCGGCCTCATGAACGTCGACGCGATCACGGTGCGCGAGAACATCACGCTGGAGGTGGTGCTGCGCTACCTGCGCCGGCGCGGCGCTTTACCCGAAAGCACCGACAAGCTCTTCGTCGTCGATCGTCACGATGCGCTGATCGGGCAGCTCGAGATCGGGCGGCTGCTGACCACCGATCCGGACCGGCGCGTGTCGCAGGTGATGGACCGGGAGGTGATCAGGTTTCCCGCGCTCGCGCCGCAGCAGGACGTGGCGAAGGCGTTCGAGGACTACGACCTGATTTCGGCGCCGGTCGTGGACGAGCACAATCGCCTGATCGGCCGGATCACGATCGACGACGTGGTCGACGTGCTGCGCGAGGAGGCGGAGCACTCGATCCTCGCGCCGGCGGGCCTTTCGGAGGACGAGGACATCTTCGCGCCGCCGCTGCGGACCAGCCGCAGGCGTTCGGTCTGGCTCGCGGTCAATCTCGTCACGGCGATCATCGCCGCCGCGGTCGTCGGGCTTTTCGAGAGCACGATCGAGAAAGTGGTGGCGCTGGCCGTGATGATGCCGATCGTGGCGGGAATGGGCGGTAACGCGGGCACGCAGACCGTGACGGCCGTCATCCGCGGCCTCGCCCTCGGCATCGTCAGCGAAAGCAACGCGCGCCGCCTCCTCACGCGCGAGCTCGCGGTCGGGGCGCTCAACGGGCTCGTCTTCGCGCTCGCGGTCGGCCTGATCGCCGTGCTCTGGCACAAGAACCTGATGCTCGGTCCGGTCATCGCCATGGCCATGGTGATCAATCTCACTTTCGCGGCGCTCTTCGGGGTGCTCATTCCGGTCGCCGTGCGCCGGCTGGGAATCGATCCGGCCCTCGCCTCGGGCGTGATCCTCACGACCGTGACCGATGTCGTGGGCTTCTTCTCCTTCCTCGGGCTGGCGACGATATTCCTGGTCTGA
- a CDS encoding WYL domain-containing protein yields the protein MLPKILQVLSRSIKERRCVALRYGDQREVRVVEPHAIYTDERNQLVLDAYQIRGFSAAGRPPPFWRPFRLKKISALSVLNERFLPRTAEGFSTARLKYKSGLVAVVSQPETAFAYPAQPPEIGPPPPPWLRRA from the coding sequence ATGTTGCCGAAGATCCTGCAGGTCCTGAGCCGGTCGATCAAGGAGCGCCGCTGCGTCGCGCTGCGCTACGGGGATCAGCGCGAAGTGCGCGTGGTGGAGCCGCATGCCATCTACACGGACGAGCGAAATCAGCTGGTTCTCGACGCCTATCAGATCCGCGGGTTCTCGGCCGCCGGCCGCCCGCCGCCCTTCTGGCGCCCCTTCCGGCTCAAGAAAATCAGCGCGCTCTCCGTGCTGAACGAACGCTTCCTGCCGCGTACCGCCGAGGGCTTCAGTACGGCCCGGCTCAAGTACAAGAGCGGACTCGTGGCGGTGGTGTCACAGCCGGAAACCGCCTTTGCCTATCCCGCGCAGCCCCCCGAGATCGGCCCGCCGCCTCCGCCTTGGCTGCGCCGAGCCTGA
- the ptsP gene encoding phosphoenolpyruvate--protein phosphotransferase codes for MLALHGVGVSDGISVGRATVLARELPEIVEYTLAPDQLDAEIARFLHAVKSARRQLVKIRDHIPPDAPAEAVSFIDTHVMILDDKMISEAPMEIIREQRRNAEWALKMQSDRLGEMFERMDDAYLRNKKTDVAQVVDRILRNLLAKADEDETERLGESEIVVAHDLTPADTVMLKHKRVHAFVTNMGGPISHTAILARSLGIPAIVSVHNATRYVRSGDQVIVDGKRGVLIVSPDEATITEYRRRQREILKRREALTRLRKARAVTLDGERVRLYANIELPGDVKAAVEAHAEGIGLYRTEFLYMNRPQPPDEEEQFRAYARVARALAGKPVTIRTLDLGADKQVDGHGRTALTANPALGLRAVRLCLHDPALFRPQLRAILRASAIGKVRIMIPMLSSQDELFRVLDLVEETKSSLKRAREKFNPRVPIGGMVEVPAAALSADLFAPYLDFFSIGTNDLIQYTLAIDRVDDAVNYLYDPLHPAVLRLIALTLEAGRKARIPVAMCGEMAGDPRYTRLLLGLGLKEFSMHPATLLQVKQNVRASDLKSLARFARRVLKTPDTHAVHALVDEANEGSD; via the coding sequence ATGCTGGCGCTCCACGGGGTCGGGGTCAGCGACGGCATCAGCGTCGGACGCGCGACCGTGCTCGCGCGCGAGCTGCCCGAGATCGTGGAGTACACGCTCGCCCCGGATCAGCTCGACGCCGAGATCGCCCGCTTTCTCCACGCCGTCAAGTCGGCGCGGCGCCAGCTCGTGAAGATCCGCGACCACATCCCGCCCGACGCCCCGGCCGAAGCGGTCAGCTTCATCGACACGCACGTGATGATCCTCGACGACAAGATGATCTCCGAGGCGCCGATGGAGATCATCCGCGAGCAGCGGCGCAACGCCGAATGGGCGCTGAAGATGCAGAGCGATCGCCTCGGCGAGATGTTCGAGCGGATGGACGACGCCTACCTGCGCAACAAGAAGACCGATGTCGCCCAGGTGGTGGACCGCATCCTGCGCAACCTGCTCGCCAAGGCCGACGAGGACGAGACGGAGCGACTGGGCGAGAGCGAGATTGTCGTGGCGCACGACCTCACGCCGGCCGACACGGTGATGCTCAAGCACAAGCGCGTCCACGCGTTCGTGACCAACATGGGCGGCCCGATCTCCCACACGGCGATCCTGGCGCGAAGCCTCGGCATCCCGGCGATCGTGTCCGTGCACAACGCCACGCGCTACGTCCGCAGCGGCGATCAGGTCATCGTGGACGGCAAGCGGGGGGTGCTGATCGTCTCGCCCGACGAGGCGACGATCACCGAGTACCGCCGGCGTCAGCGCGAGATCCTGAAGCGCCGCGAGGCGCTCACCCGGCTGCGGAAGGCGCGCGCGGTCACGCTCGACGGCGAGCGCGTGCGCCTCTACGCCAACATCGAGCTGCCCGGCGACGTGAAGGCGGCCGTCGAGGCGCACGCGGAAGGCATCGGCCTGTATCGCACCGAGTTCCTGTACATGAACCGGCCCCAGCCTCCCGACGAGGAGGAGCAGTTCCGGGCTTATGCGCGCGTCGCGCGCGCGCTCGCCGGCAAACCGGTCACCATCCGCACGCTCGACCTCGGCGCCGACAAGCAGGTGGACGGCCACGGCCGCACCGCGCTCACCGCGAACCCGGCGCTCGGCCTGCGCGCCGTGCGGCTGTGCCTGCACGACCCGGCCCTCTTTCGGCCGCAGCTTCGCGCCATTCTGCGTGCGTCTGCGATCGGCAAGGTGCGGATCATGATCCCCATGCTCTCGTCGCAGGACGAGCTCTTCCGGGTGCTCGACCTCGTCGAGGAGACGAAGTCTTCCCTCAAGCGCGCGAGAGAGAAGTTCAACCCACGAGTGCCGATCGGCGGGATGGTCGAGGTCCCGGCGGCGGCGCTGTCCGCGGACCTGTTTGCGCCATATCTCGACTTCTTCTCGATCGGGACGAACGACCTCATCCAGTACACGCTCGCGATCGACCGCGTCGACGACGCGGTGAACTATCTCTACGACCCGCTTCACCCGGCCGTGCTGCGCCTGATCGCGCTCACGCTCGAGGCCGGCCGCAAGGCCCGCATCCCGGTCGCGATGTGCGGCGAGATGGCGGGCGATCCGCGCTACACGCGGCTCCTGCTCGGACTGGGCCTGAAGGAGTTCAGCATGCACCCGGCGACGCTGCTGCAGGTAAAGCAGAACGTGCGTGCGAGCGACCTGAAGAGTCTCGCGCGCTTCGCCCGGCGGGTGCTCAAGACGCCGGACACGCACGCGGTGCACGCGCTGGTCGACGAGGCAAATGAAGGCAGTGATTAG
- a CDS encoding HPr family phosphocarrier protein translates to MKCVTLSIQNKLGLHARASAKFVSLAAEFKSDITLSRNGQQVNGKSIMGIMMLAAAKGTEIQICAEGRDEARAVEALRGLVENRFGEDE, encoded by the coding sequence GTGAAGTGCGTCACCCTCTCGATCCAGAACAAGCTCGGCCTGCACGCCCGCGCCTCGGCGAAGTTCGTCAGCCTCGCCGCGGAATTCAAGAGCGACATCACCCTGTCCCGTAACGGGCAGCAGGTGAACGGGAAGAGCATCATGGGAATCATGATGCTCGCCGCCGCGAAGGGTACCGAGATCCAGATCTGCGCGGAGGGGCGCGACGAGGCCAGGGCCGTCGAGGCGCTGCGCGGTCTCGTCGAAAACCGCTTCGGCGAGGACGAGTAA
- a CDS encoding PTS sugar transporter subunit IIA has product MIGLLILAQKDLAAGLLESAVHTLGERPTRLEAVGVDYAQPPEAVDELLKQRLAEVNDGDGVLIFADVYGATHTNLACRLLERGRIELIAGVNVPMLLRALNYRHLPLPELIERALTGGSGGILCPGNSGRPSRPRTEARP; this is encoded by the coding sequence ATGATCGGTTTGCTCATCCTGGCACAAAAGGATCTCGCCGCCGGCCTCCTCGAGTCGGCCGTCCACACGCTCGGCGAGCGCCCTACCCGCCTCGAGGCGGTCGGCGTCGACTACGCCCAGCCGCCCGAGGCCGTCGACGAGCTCTTGAAGCAGCGGCTCGCCGAGGTGAACGACGGAGACGGGGTGCTGATCTTCGCGGACGTGTACGGCGCCACGCACACGAACCTCGCGTGCCGGCTCCTGGAACGCGGGCGGATCGAGCTCATCGCCGGCGTGAACGTCCCCATGCTACTGCGCGCGCTCAACTACCGGCATCTCCCGCTTCCGGAGCTGATCGAGCGCGCGCTGACCGGCGGCTCCGGGGGGATCCTGTGCCCGGGCAATTCCGGCCGCCCGTCCCGCCCGCGCACGGAGGCGCGCCCGTGA
- the rapZ gene encoding RNase adapter RapZ encodes MNFFIVSGLSGSGKTIALQALEDAGFYVIDNLPAALLPQFVEHIRERGGNGAKQAALGLDARNREFLADVTGALERLQAMGVRYRIIFLEAEEAILVKRYKETRRRHPMVDQDTSLLEAIRLEKELLEPLAFEASLRIDTTRTTPHELRHQIHDFVRGEETTGMTLLFESFGYKHGTPLDADFVFDVRCLPNPYWEPELRRFTGLDEPVCAYMGRYDEVRQMQEELQRFLETWLPRFEREDRSYVTIALGCTGGMHRSVYLVDRLAAYFSGKGYKTQVRHRELK; translated from the coding sequence ATGAACTTCTTCATCGTGAGCGGCCTGTCGGGCTCGGGCAAGACGATCGCGCTTCAGGCGCTCGAGGACGCCGGCTTCTACGTGATCGACAACCTTCCGGCGGCGCTGCTCCCGCAGTTCGTGGAGCACATCCGCGAACGGGGCGGCAACGGCGCGAAGCAGGCGGCGCTCGGTCTGGACGCGCGCAACCGCGAGTTCCTGGCCGACGTCACCGGGGCGCTCGAGCGCCTGCAGGCGATGGGCGTGCGCTACCGCATCATCTTCCTCGAGGCCGAGGAGGCGATCCTCGTCAAGCGCTACAAGGAGACGCGGCGGCGCCACCCCATGGTCGACCAGGACACTTCCCTGCTCGAGGCCATCCGCCTCGAAAAGGAGCTGCTCGAGCCCCTCGCCTTCGAGGCTTCGCTGCGCATCGACACGACCCGCACCACGCCCCACGAGCTGCGTCACCAGATCCACGACTTCGTGCGGGGCGAAGAAACGACGGGCATGACGCTCCTGTTCGAGTCCTTCGGCTACAAGCACGGCACGCCGCTCGACGCCGACTTCGTGTTCGACGTGCGCTGCCTGCCGAACCCCTACTGGGAGCCCGAACTGCGGCGGTTTACCGGCCTGGACGAGCCGGTCTGCGCGTACATGGGGCGCTACGACGAGGTCCGGCAGATGCAGGAGGAGCTGCAGCGCTTCCTCGAGACCTGGCTGCCGCGCTTCGAGCGGGAGGACCGCTCCTACGTCACGATCGCGCTCGGCTGCACGGGCGGGATGCATCGCTCGGTGTACCTCGTGGACCGCCTCGCGGCATACTTCAGCGGGAAGGGCTACAAGACCCAGGTGCGGCACCGCGAGCTCAAGTGA
- the hprK gene encoding HPr(Ser) kinase/phosphatase, with protein MTPKLTTGDLFEAQAGALKLTWAAGRAGRDRLLEPATARHPGMALVGHLNFVHPNRVQVIGEAEIQYLQRLRKGERASQVKALFTCERTAAVVVANGKRPPADLVRAADEADLPLLASPLPSPVVIDHLQYHLTRALAPRTTVHGVYMEVMGMGVLLMGESGIGKSELALELLSRNHRLISDDAVEFIRIGPDVLVGQCPGGALSDYLEVRGLGILDVRTMFGETAVRHKKKLHLIVRMERMDKRRLKKLDRLQAQQLTRAILDVDVPEVVLFVGAGRNLAVLVEAAVRSYILRMWGIDTLKEFMQRQQALMNNNRSPQ; from the coding sequence ATGACTCCCAAGCTCACGACCGGTGACCTCTTCGAGGCACAGGCCGGCGCGCTCAAGCTGACCTGGGCGGCCGGGCGCGCGGGCAGGGACCGGCTGCTGGAACCCGCGACCGCGCGGCATCCGGGGATGGCGCTCGTCGGACATCTGAACTTCGTGCACCCGAACCGGGTGCAGGTCATCGGCGAGGCGGAGATTCAGTACCTGCAGCGCCTGCGCAAGGGCGAGCGGGCATCCCAGGTAAAGGCGCTGTTCACCTGCGAGCGAACCGCGGCCGTCGTAGTGGCGAACGGGAAGCGGCCGCCGGCCGACCTGGTGCGGGCGGCCGACGAGGCCGATCTCCCGCTTTTGGCCTCGCCGCTTCCCAGCCCGGTCGTCATCGACCACCTCCAGTACCATCTCACCCGCGCGCTCGCGCCGCGAACCACCGTACACGGCGTGTACATGGAGGTCATGGGCATGGGCGTCCTGCTCATGGGCGAGTCCGGCATCGGCAAGAGTGAGCTGGCCCTCGAGCTGCTCTCGCGCAACCACCGCCTGATCTCGGACGACGCCGTCGAGTTCATCCGCATCGGTCCCGACGTGCTCGTCGGCCAGTGCCCGGGGGGCGCGCTGTCGGATTACCTCGAAGTACGGGGCCTGGGCATTCTCGACGTGCGCACGATGTTCGGCGAGACCGCCGTGCGTCACAAGAAAAAGCTCCATCTCATCGTGCGCATGGAACGGATGGACAAGCGGCGCCTCAAGAAGCTCGACCGGCTGCAGGCGCAGCAGCTCACCCGCGCGATCCTCGATGTCGACGTTCCCGAAGTCGTGCTCTTCGTCGGCGCCGGACGCAACCTCGCTGTCCTCGTCGAGGCCGCGGTGCGGTCCTACATCCTGCGGATGTGGGGGATCGACACGCTCAAGGAGTTCATGCAGCGTCAGCAGGCGCTCATGAACAACAACCGCTCGCCCCAATGA
- a CDS encoding PTS sugar transporter subunit IIA encodes MHIQDLLSQRRVLLGMPVSSKKRLLEKLGELLGHDAAGLNAQQAFQALIDRERLGSTGIGEGVALPHGRVKGLARPVGAFCTLERAMDFDSIDHKPVTMVFALLVPERANEEHLKILSELAGLFSNKAWRQGLLAARSPEDLYARLTGDAARPDDSQAHDR; translated from the coding sequence ATGCACATACAGGATCTCCTCTCCCAGCGCCGCGTGCTGCTGGGAATGCCGGTATCGAGCAAGAAGCGCCTGCTCGAAAAGCTCGGCGAACTCCTCGGACACGACGCCGCCGGGCTCAACGCCCAGCAGGCGTTTCAGGCCCTGATCGACCGCGAGCGCCTCGGCAGTACCGGCATCGGCGAAGGCGTCGCGTTGCCGCACGGCCGTGTGAAGGGTCTCGCCCGCCCGGTCGGCGCCTTCTGCACGCTCGAACGGGCGATGGATTTCGATTCCATCGACCACAAACCGGTCACCATGGTCTTCGCGCTGCTCGTGCCCGAACGGGCGAACGAGGAGCATTTGAAGATCCTCTCGGAGCTCGCCGGCCTCTTCAGCAACAAGGCCTGGCGTCAGGGCCTGCTCGCCGCACGGTCCCCCGAGGACCTCTACGCCCGCCTCACGGGCGACGCCGCCCGGCCCGATGACTCCCAAGCTCACGACCGGTGA
- the hpf gene encoding ribosome hibernation-promoting factor, HPF/YfiA family, with amino-acid sequence MQITVSGQQVEVTEPLKSYASEKIGRLQRHFDHMTTGNVVLHVEKTHHMAEATIYAKGATLHADATGENMYAAIDALADKLDRQVLKHKEKTTNHRTSDAPLKKQLI; translated from the coding sequence ATGCAAATCACGGTCAGCGGTCAGCAGGTGGAGGTCACGGAGCCGCTCAAGAGCTACGCGTCCGAGAAGATCGGCCGCCTGCAGCGCCACTTCGACCACATGACCACGGGCAACGTCGTGCTGCACGTGGAGAAAACCCACCACATGGCCGAGGCCACGATTTACGCCAAGGGCGCCACGCTGCACGCGGACGCGACCGGCGAGAACATGTACGCGGCGATCGACGCGCTGGCGGACAAGCTGGACCGCCAGGTCCTCAAGCACAAGGAAAAGACGACGAACCACCGCACGAGCGACGCGCCGCTCAAGAAGCAGTTGATATAA
- a CDS encoding RNA polymerase factor sigma-54 has product MKQSLDLRLGQHLTITPQLQQAIRLLQLSTVELQQEIQEALETNPLLEEGEESENRDANGEGEAGESETEYEAEASEPADLDMEQADLGETSAESDWDEAFDLPLASGSRNEGDERPDIDARNSRPQTLREHLLWQMHMTSFSVTDRRVAEALIDAINEDGYLTCKLEEVQQILAKESPPTQAELDEIEAVLHQVQNFDPIGVGARDLAECLLLQLKALDPETPYLREALRLATPEHLALLGGRDYNQLRRNLKVTPETLHHAVQLIQRLNPRPGGTVQSVAANYIVPDIIVRKIRGIWRADLNQEVAPRLRINRMYERLIHRGDGSRDNRYLQDQLQQARWFIKSLNSRNETLLKVARTIVDRQRAFFDHGPEAMKPLVLHDIAEAVSMHESTISRVTTNKYMLTPRGIYELKYFFSSHVGTADGGACSATAIRSMIKKLVENEPPTKPISDSKIAEILAGQGIHVARRTVAKYRESISIPPSNQRKSII; this is encoded by the coding sequence ATGAAGCAGTCACTCGACCTTCGGCTAGGTCAGCATCTCACGATTACCCCCCAGTTGCAGCAGGCCATCCGCCTGCTGCAACTGTCCACCGTGGAGCTTCAGCAGGAGATCCAGGAAGCGCTCGAAACGAATCCGCTGCTCGAGGAAGGCGAGGAATCGGAGAACCGCGACGCCAACGGCGAGGGCGAGGCGGGGGAGTCGGAGACCGAGTACGAGGCCGAGGCGTCCGAGCCGGCGGACCTCGACATGGAACAGGCGGACCTCGGCGAAACCTCGGCGGAAAGCGACTGGGACGAGGCCTTCGACCTCCCCCTCGCTTCGGGCAGCCGGAACGAGGGCGACGAGCGACCCGATATCGACGCCCGCAACAGCCGTCCGCAAACGCTCCGCGAGCATCTCCTCTGGCAGATGCACATGACGTCCTTCTCGGTGACGGACCGGCGGGTCGCCGAGGCCCTGATCGACGCGATCAACGAGGACGGCTACCTCACCTGCAAGCTCGAGGAGGTCCAGCAGATCCTCGCGAAAGAGTCGCCGCCGACCCAGGCGGAGCTGGACGAAATCGAGGCCGTGCTGCACCAGGTCCAGAACTTCGACCCGATCGGCGTCGGCGCCCGCGACCTGGCGGAATGCCTGCTGCTCCAGCTCAAGGCGCTCGATCCCGAAACGCCCTACCTCCGTGAGGCCCTGCGGCTCGCGACGCCCGAGCACCTGGCGCTCCTCGGCGGGCGGGACTACAACCAGCTGCGGCGCAATCTGAAGGTGACGCCCGAAACCCTGCACCACGCCGTGCAGCTCATCCAGCGGCTCAACCCGCGGCCGGGCGGGACGGTCCAGTCGGTCGCGGCCAACTACATCGTCCCGGATATCATCGTGCGCAAGATCAGGGGCATCTGGCGCGCCGACCTGAACCAGGAAGTCGCGCCGCGGCTGCGCATCAACCGGATGTACGAGCGCCTGATCCACCGCGGCGACGGCAGCCGCGACAACCGCTATCTGCAGGACCAGCTCCAGCAGGCGCGCTGGTTCATCAAGAGCCTGAACAGCCGCAACGAGACCCTGCTCAAGGTTGCCCGCACCATCGTCGACCGCCAGCGCGCCTTTTTCGACCACGGTCCGGAGGCGATGAAGCCGCTCGTGCTGCACGACATCGCCGAGGCGGTCTCGATGCACGAGTCGACGATCTCGCGCGTGACCACCAACAAGTACATGCTCACGCCGCGCGGAATCTACGAGCTCAAGTACTTTTTCTCGAGCCACGTGGGAACCGCCGACGGGGGCGCGTGCTCCGCGACGGCCATCCGCTCCATGATCAAGAAGCTCGTGGAAAACGAACCGCCGACGAAGCCGATCAGCGACAGCAAGATCGCCGAGATCCTCGCCGGGCAGGGCATTCATGTGGCGCGCCGCACCGTCGCCAAGTACCGGGAATCGATCAGCATCCCGCCGTCCAACCAGCGCAAGTCCATCATCTAA
- the lptB gene encoding LPS export ABC transporter ATP-binding protein: MSALEASGLAKHYQARKVVDGVSLEVRAGEIVGLLGPNGAGKTTCFYMIVGLVPLDAGTIRLDGQDITHLAMHKRARLGLGYLPQEPSVFRQLTVAENILAILETRRDLDRGERKRVLDELLHDLQIGDRRDTLGISLSGGERRRVEIARALASRPRFILLDEPFAGIDPISVIEIQHLIRHLQQRGIGVLITDHNVRETLKICDRAYILNDGRVLTAGGPEEILYNEDVKRVYLGRDFRL; this comes from the coding sequence ATGAGCGCGCTCGAGGCCAGCGGGCTGGCGAAGCATTACCAGGCACGCAAGGTCGTGGACGGCGTGTCCCTCGAGGTGCGGGCCGGCGAGATCGTAGGCCTGCTCGGACCGAACGGGGCCGGCAAGACCACCTGCTTTTATATGATCGTGGGGCTCGTCCCCCTCGACGCCGGAACCATCCGGCTGGACGGCCAGGACATCACCCATCTCGCCATGCACAAGCGGGCGCGCCTGGGTCTCGGGTACCTGCCCCAGGAGCCGTCCGTCTTCCGGCAACTCACGGTCGCCGAAAACATCCTCGCCATCCTCGAAACGCGACGCGACCTCGACCGGGGGGAGCGAAAACGCGTGCTGGACGAGCTTCTCCACGACCTGCAGATCGGCGACCGCCGGGACACGCTGGGAATCAGCCTGTCCGGCGGGGAGCGGCGGCGCGTCGAGATCGCCCGGGCGCTCGCGAGCCGCCCCCGATTCATCCTTCTCGACGAGCCGTTCGCCGGGATCGATCCCATATCGGTCATCGAAATACAGCACCTGATCCGGCACCTGCAGCAGCGGGGAATCGGCGTGCTGATCACGGACCACAACGTGCGGGAGACGCTCAAGATCTGCGACCGGGCTTACATCCTGAACGACGGGCGGGTGCTGACCGCGGGCGGCCCGGAGGAGATTCTGTATAATGAAGACGTCAAAAGAGTCTACCTGGGTAGGGATTTTCGCCTTTAG